A region of Hoplias malabaricus isolate fHopMal1 chromosome 12, fHopMal1.hap1, whole genome shotgun sequence DNA encodes the following proteins:
- the zic5 gene encoding zinc finger protein ZIC 5, whose protein sequence is MEPPLSKRNPAIRLADLAATQPLPHQNMTGFPGLGGHHPHAHHAHLHPGEMGNDPGVALTPFGPEHMAQANAPKLSPPQPVESHPEAQTSFISPSSQSTVAFPLSGYASSRDFILRRELSASAMHALGEQHSSNSSPHHHGMFISPTGAYGHAEGGAHALFTGLHEQATPGAHHHQHHHHQHHHHHALNGQMRLGDIYSRPEHFAPRPEHYGPSTLHSYTNSMNLNVNLATAPHAATGAFLRYMRQPIKQELICKWIDQEQTAKKPCSKTFSTMHELVNHVTVEHVGGPEQSNHVCFWEECPREGKAFKAKYKLINHIRVHTGEKPFPCPFPGCGKVFARSENLKIHKRTHTGEKPFKCEFDGCDRKFANSSDRKKHSHVHTSDKPYYCKVRGCDKSYTHPSSLRKHMKVHCKSPPPPSTNSGPAYHPSSGGLAETLSPGSEAHRNRGTNLSPQVTNLNEWYVCQGSAVPNHLHTPSSDAPTSDSEDEDSFRHTDPRTML, encoded by the exons ATGGAGCCCCCTTTGAGCAAGAGGAATCCGGCGATAAGATTAGCGGATTTGGCAGCGACTCAGCCCCTTCCTCATCAGAATATGACAGGCTTCCCGGGGCTGGGGGGGCATCACCCTCACGCCCACCATGCCCACCTCCACCCTGGGGAGATGGGCAACGACCCCGGAGTGGCTCTCACTCCATTTGGACCCGAGCACATGGCACAGGCAAATGCTCCCAAACTTAGCCCACCGCAGCCCGTTGAGAGCCACCCCGAAGCCCAGACGTCTTTCATTTCGCCGTCTTCTCAGAGCACGGTCGCGTTCCCACTCTCGGGCTACGCGAGCAGCAGGGACTTCATTCTCAGGAGAGAGCTCTCAGCCTCTGCAATGCATGCACTTGGCGAGCAGCACAGTTCCAACTCCTCCCCTCATCACCATGGCATGTTCATCTCCCCAACAGGTGCTTATGGGCACGCGGAAGGTGGTGCCCATGCACTTTTCACTGGACTCCACGAGCAAGCGACCCCAGGTGCCCACCACCatcaacaccaccaccatcagcaccaccaccaccatgcaCTCAACGGCCAAATGCGCCTCGGGGACATCTACAGCAGGCCAGAGCACTTCGCCCCGAGGCCCGAGCACTATGGACCGTCCACGCTACACTCCTACACCAACTCCATGAACTTGAACGTGAACCTCGCGACGGCTCCTCACGCGGCCACGGGGGCGTTTTTGCGGTACATGAGGCAGCCCATTAAGCAGGAGCTCATCTGCAAATGGATCGACCAGGAGCAGACGGCCAAGAAGCCCTGCTCCAAGACGTTCAGCACCATGCACGAGCTCGTCAACCACGTCACGGTGGAGCATGTCGGGGGACCCGAGCAGAGCAACCACGTTTGCTTCTGGGAGGAATGTCCGCGCGAAGGCAAAGCCTTCAAAGCAAAGTACAAACTCATCAACCACATCCGCGTGCACACGGGCGAGAAGCCCTTCCCCTGTCCCTTCCCCGGCTGCGGGAAAGTCTTCGCGCGCTCGGAGAACTTGAAGATTCACAAAAGGACGcacacag GAGAGAAGCCTTTCAAGTGTGAGTTTGACGGCTGTGACAGAAAATTTGCCAACAGCAGCGACAGGAAGAAACACTCGCACGTGCACACGAGTGACAAGCCATACTACTGCAAAGTGCGAGGATGCGACAAGTCGTACACGCACCCCAGCTCCCTGCGCAAGCACATGAAGGTCCACTGCAAGTCCCCTCCGCCCCCCTCGACCAATTCAGGCCCCGCGTACCACCCGTCCTCCGGAGGGCTGGCGGAAACGCTGTCCCCGGGCTCGGAGGCCCACCGCAACCGCGGTACGAACCTTTCTCCTCAGGTCACCAACCTCAACGAGTGGTACGTGTGCCAGGGCAGCGCGGTGCCCAACCACCTGCACACGCCCTCCAGCGACGCGCCCACTTCAGACTCGGAGGATGAGGACTCGTTCAGACACACAGACCCCAGGACAATGCTCTGA